In one Chiloscyllium punctatum isolate Juve2018m chromosome 17, sChiPun1.3, whole genome shotgun sequence genomic region, the following are encoded:
- the LOC140487829 gene encoding transcription factor HES-5-like, with protein MTPKTSGGSPKEYSEEKITRKEKYKLMKPIIEKKRRDRINSSIGQLKALLREEFQNQEPNMKMEKADILEMTVNYLKLHNQRMFTVTYSKSLTQNFKEGYSRCLQEIQHFSFSPEGTSDVQNKLVNHLHRAQEPAKGLCYPLPPLHLPACQPVTKQELKPSVTALWRPW; from the exons ATGACTCCTAAGACCTCCGGAGGCAGTCCAAAGGAATATTCCGAGGAAAAGATCACACGAAAGGAGAAGTACAAG TTGATGAAGCCAATTATCGAGAAAAAGCGCCGAGATCGCATCAACAGCAGCATTGGGCAACTCAAGGCTTTATTGAGGGAAGAATTTCAGAATCAGGAGCCCAACATGAAAATGGAGAAAGCTGACATCTTAGAGATGACCGTGAATTACCTGAAACTGCATAACCAGAGAATGTTCACAg TGACCTACAGCAAGAGCCTCACCCAGAATTTTAAAGAAGGCTATTCCCGCTGTCTGCAGGAGATTCAGCATTTCAGCTTCTCCCCGGAGGGCACAAGCGACGTGCAGAACAAGCTGGTGAACCATTTGCACAGAGCTCAGGAGCCGGCTAAGGGCCTGTGTTACCCACTTCCTCCCCTTCATCTTCCAGCCTGTCAACCGGTAACCAAACAAGAACTGAAACCCAGCGTCACAGCGCTCTGGAGACCCTGGTAG